A section of the Rhizobium sp. Pop5 genome encodes:
- a CDS encoding LysR family transcriptional regulator, protein MKNNVPPNDLQVFLTVLNEGGFRAAAKRLGVAPSKISTTVSRIEKQLGVALLLRTTRSIRATEQGQALASRIQPLMIEMDAACLEATRSTDVVQGRLKLNVPGAVMPDILPRLIVEFQQRHPKVEVEIVMENSLVDIVEAGCDAGIRYGGSIEKDMISIPIGPRLQQMALAAAPSYIGKHGQPENPAQLTDHYAIRYRLPGGPLLPWALRNGDKTANVKPLTRLVLSVNALNTGLSYARAGLGIIGTFRNWLDDDFRAGTLVSVLPDWWAEQEGPRLYYPRRFTSTPLRAFIDVCRSETTMR, encoded by the coding sequence ATGAAGAACAATGTGCCGCCGAACGACCTCCAGGTGTTTCTGACTGTGCTGAACGAAGGAGGTTTCCGGGCTGCAGCAAAACGGCTGGGCGTCGCGCCTTCGAAAATAAGCACGACGGTCTCGCGGATCGAGAAGCAACTCGGTGTGGCGCTTCTCCTGCGAACCACCCGGAGTATCCGGGCCACGGAACAAGGTCAGGCACTGGCAAGCCGCATCCAGCCTCTGATGATCGAAATGGACGCGGCTTGTCTGGAAGCGACACGCTCGACGGACGTCGTACAAGGACGCTTGAAACTCAACGTTCCCGGTGCGGTCATGCCGGACATCCTGCCGCGTCTCATCGTGGAATTCCAGCAAAGGCATCCGAAAGTGGAAGTCGAGATCGTGATGGAGAACAGTCTCGTCGACATCGTCGAGGCAGGATGTGACGCGGGCATCCGCTATGGCGGATCTATCGAGAAAGACATGATCTCCATTCCGATTGGTCCTCGTCTCCAGCAGATGGCGCTTGCAGCGGCACCGTCCTACATCGGGAAGCACGGCCAACCTGAAAATCCAGCCCAACTGACGGACCATTACGCGATCCGATACAGGTTGCCCGGCGGACCGCTTCTTCCCTGGGCGTTGCGAAACGGAGACAAAACGGCAAACGTGAAGCCTTTGACGCGTCTGGTTCTGAGCGTGAACGCATTGAACACCGGATTGAGCTATGCGCGAGCCGGACTGGGCATCATCGGCACGTTCCGCAACTGGCTTGACGATGACTTCCGCGCCGGGACTCTGGTTTCCGTATTGCCCGACTGGTGGGCTGAGCAGGAGGGGCCGCGCCTCTATTATCCAAGGCGCTTCACATCCACGCCGCTGCGTGCATTCATCGATGTCTGCCGCAGCGAAACCACGATGAGGTGA
- a CDS encoding GNAT family N-acetyltransferase yields MDTGADMSAVRIEPITTAHIDGFHRALDIVARERKYLSMLEASPLPQTRDFVMGMIEKGNPQFVAVIADEVIGWCDISRHFFPSHAHRGRLGMGILPAYRGRGLGRRLIETTLRTAREAGFARVELDVYEDNSRAIALYEKVGFKREGIIRRAARIDGRFIDAIGMALLF; encoded by the coding sequence ATGGACACCGGAGCGGACATGTCAGCCGTCAGGATCGAACCGATTACAACAGCCCATATTGACGGCTTTCACCGCGCACTCGACATAGTCGCGCGGGAGAGGAAATATCTGAGCATGCTTGAGGCATCGCCCCTGCCGCAGACGCGCGATTTCGTGATGGGGATGATCGAAAAAGGCAATCCGCAATTCGTCGCCGTCATCGCAGACGAGGTCATCGGCTGGTGCGATATCTCACGGCATTTCTTCCCCTCGCACGCCCATCGCGGCCGCCTCGGAATGGGCATCCTTCCCGCCTATCGCGGCAGGGGTCTAGGACGACGGCTCATCGAGACGACGTTGAGAACGGCAAGGGAAGCCGGTTTCGCCAGGGTCGAACTCGACGTCTACGAAGACAATAGCCGTGCGATCGCCCTTTATGAAAAGGTGGGCTTCAAGCGGGAAGGCATCATCCGGCGCGCAGCGCGGATCGACGGCCGGTTCATCGATGCGATCGGGATGGCGCTTTTGTTTTGA
- a CDS encoding phosphotriesterase — MKHLRTTLGPKSKSELGMILPHEHVFVDLRTPDQPGYAEAEAEHVVRLMAPEIEKIKKLGVTALVECSTGGVGRRADIDLAVSLATDFPIVVPTGNYREPWIPEWVRHASEKQLEAWMLRELTDEIGETGFQAGWIKLSAGDDGMTALETKILRAAARAAAQTDAVIGSHTIKGRVVMDQLDVIEAEGYRADRFISIHTQEEKDFAYNVAVAERGAWIEYDHVGRAADDEVAELVIKALEAGCGDRLLLSHDRGWYDPALPMGGTPKPYTHLSTILLPELKRRGVDDGTLMRLTHDNPFEAFAR, encoded by the coding sequence GTGAAACATCTGCGCACGACGCTCGGGCCCAAGAGCAAATCCGAACTTGGTATGATCCTGCCGCACGAGCACGTCTTCGTCGACCTCAGGACACCCGATCAGCCCGGTTATGCCGAAGCGGAGGCCGAACACGTCGTTCGGCTGATGGCCCCCGAAATCGAGAAGATCAAGAAGCTCGGGGTGACAGCACTTGTGGAATGCTCGACGGGCGGCGTCGGACGCCGTGCGGATATCGATCTTGCCGTGTCGCTTGCGACGGATTTTCCGATCGTCGTTCCGACAGGCAATTACCGCGAGCCCTGGATTCCCGAATGGGTCCGCCATGCATCGGAAAAGCAGCTGGAGGCGTGGATGCTGCGCGAACTGACGGATGAGATCGGCGAGACCGGGTTTCAGGCAGGCTGGATCAAGCTTAGCGCCGGGGATGACGGCATGACGGCGCTCGAGACGAAAATCCTGCGGGCAGCCGCGCGCGCCGCGGCGCAGACGGACGCCGTCATCGGCAGCCATACGATCAAGGGGCGGGTCGTCATGGACCAGCTCGATGTCATCGAGGCGGAAGGCTATCGGGCCGACAGGTTCATCTCGATCCACACGCAGGAAGAAAAGGACTTCGCCTATAATGTCGCCGTTGCCGAGCGAGGCGCCTGGATCGAGTATGACCATGTCGGCCGCGCCGCGGACGACGAGGTGGCCGAGCTGGTGATCAAGGCGCTGGAGGCCGGCTGCGGCGACCGTCTGTTGTTGAGCCATGACCGGGGCTGGTACGATCCGGCGCTGCCGATGGGCGGGACACCCAAGCCGTACACCCATCTTTCCACGATCCTGCTGCCCGAGCTGAAACGGCGGGGCGTGGACGACGGGACGCTGATGCGCCTGACCCACGACAACCCTTTCGAGGCTTTCGCCCGGTAA
- a CDS encoding DUF5074 domain-containing protein — MKKSAATILREYGPFPDAARVNGVTFDGRHVWFASGDRLNAFDPDSGALVRSIEVASHAGTAFDGEFLYQIAESVIHKVDPKTGQILTTIPAPGNGGDSGLAWAEGTLWVGQHRGRKIHQIDPETGEILRTIESNRVVTGVTWVDGQLWHGTWEGDESDVRRIDPETGEVLERLEMPEGTAVSGLESDGADCFFCGGGSSGKIRAVRRPKGK; from the coding sequence ATGAAGAAATCGGCTGCGACGATCCTGCGTGAATATGGACCCTTCCCGGACGCCGCCCGCGTCAACGGCGTCACCTTCGACGGCCGGCACGTCTGGTTCGCCTCGGGCGACAGGCTGAATGCGTTCGACCCCGACAGCGGCGCGCTGGTGCGCTCCATCGAGGTCGCCTCGCATGCCGGCACGGCCTTCGACGGCGAATTCCTCTATCAGATCGCCGAGAGCGTCATTCACAAGGTCGACCCGAAGACCGGCCAGATCCTCACCACCATCCCGGCCCCCGGCAATGGCGGCGATTCCGGCCTTGCCTGGGCCGAAGGCACGCTCTGGGTCGGCCAGCATCGCGGCCGCAAGATCCACCAGATCGATCCCGAGACCGGCGAGATCCTGCGCACCATCGAATCCAACCGCGTCGTCACCGGCGTCACCTGGGTCGACGGCCAGCTCTGGCACGGCACCTGGGAAGGGGATGAGAGTGACGTCAGGCGGATCGACCCCGAGACCGGCGAGGTGCTGGAGCGGCTGGAGATGCCCGAAGGCACCGCCGTCTCCGGCCTCGAATCCGACGGCGCCGACTGCTTTTTCTGCGGCGGAGGCAGCAGCGGCAAGATCCGCGCGGTGCGCCGGCCGAAGGGGAAGTGA
- a CDS encoding helix-turn-helix domain-containing protein, whose protein sequence is MDSLITAAALALASGDALGALKRVALRDDAPALALRGIAMAQLGDLVRAKALLKNAARAFGPREAVARARCVVAEAEIALVSRDLTWPPKALDAASKVLEAHGDRVNSAHAGNIAIRRLVLIGRLDEAEQSLAALDPTPLPPPLRAAHELVAAGIAVRRLRTEAARAALDRARLAARQAGMPVLTAEVETAARVLDLPAARLILRGDERPLLLAEVEALFSRTLVVDACRHVVRGPSAVVPLGSRPVLFALARALAEAWPSDVSRGVLIARAFRGKHADESHRARLRVEIGRLRTELAGLAAVSATKRGFTLSPHGGGEIAVLAPLVEGPHAAVLAFLADGEAWSSSALSIALGASPRTVQRALDSLAGEGKAQAIGRGRARRWMSPPLSGFPTILLLPGPLPSD, encoded by the coding sequence ATGGACTCGCTGATCACGGCCGCCGCATTGGCGCTGGCATCGGGCGATGCGCTGGGCGCGCTGAAACGGGTGGCGCTGCGCGACGATGCGCCGGCGCTGGCGTTGCGCGGCATTGCGATGGCGCAGCTCGGCGATCTCGTCCGCGCCAAGGCGCTTTTGAAGAATGCGGCGCGCGCCTTCGGGCCGCGGGAAGCAGTGGCGCGGGCGCGCTGCGTCGTTGCCGAGGCCGAGATCGCACTCGTCTCGCGCGATCTCACCTGGCCGCCGAAGGCGCTGGATGCGGCGAGCAAGGTGCTGGAAGCGCATGGCGACCGGGTCAATTCAGCCCATGCCGGCAACATCGCCATTCGCCGGCTGGTGCTGATCGGCCGGCTTGATGAAGCCGAGCAGTCTCTCGCCGCGCTCGACCCGACGCCGCTGCCGCCGCCACTGCGGGCCGCCCATGAGCTTGTCGCCGCCGGCATCGCCGTTCGCCGCCTGCGGACGGAGGCGGCGCGCGCCGCGCTCGACCGGGCGAGGCTTGCGGCGCGGCAGGCCGGCATGCCTGTGCTGACGGCGGAGGTCGAAACCGCCGCCCGCGTGCTCGACCTCCCGGCGGCGCGGCTGATTTTGCGTGGGGATGAGCGACCGCTGCTGCTTGCCGAGGTGGAGGCGCTGTTTTCCCGCACGCTCGTCGTCGATGCCTGCCGCCATGTCGTGCGCGGGCCCAGTGCGGTCGTGCCTTTGGGGTCCCGACCGGTGCTTTTCGCGCTTGCCCGGGCGCTTGCAGAAGCCTGGCCGTCGGATGTCTCCCGGGGAGTGCTGATTGCGCGCGCCTTCCGCGGCAAACATGCCGATGAATCGCATCGCGCCCGGCTGCGCGTCGAGATCGGCCGGCTGCGCACCGAGCTTGCCGGGCTGGCGGCGGTCTCGGCGACGAAACGCGGTTTTACGCTTTCACCGCATGGCGGGGGCGAGATCGCGGTGCTCGCGCCCCTCGTCGAAGGGCCGCATGCGGCGGTGCTCGCCTTTCTCGCCGATGGCGAGGCGTGGTCGAGTTCGGCGCTTTCGATCGCCCTTGGCGCCAGCCCGCGGACGGTGCAGCGGGCGCTGGATTCGCTTGCCGGCGAGGGCAAGGCGCAGGCGATCGGGCGCGGGCGCGCGCGCCGCTGGATGAGCCCGCCGCTCTCCGGTTTCCCGACGATCTTGTTACTCCCCGGACCGCTGCCGAGCGACTAG
- a CDS encoding thioredoxin family protein has product MTAQLNATREQWLAARLDLLEQEKELTRQSDALAAKRQQLPRVRIDKQYRFDTEGGDASLKDLFGGRSQLLVYHFMFGPDYSAGCPSCSSIADGFNGFFVHLQNHDVAFTAVSRAPLEKLQAFKRRMDWSFPWASSAGSDFNADFSVLFTPEQQRAAGIEYNYRREPAAPGPLADKTIAESQTSGGEGPVGQMAAMTGTDIPTYTRDRPGVSAFELIDGAVYHSYSTYARGLDGLWGMFQWLDRAPKGRNETGIWWRHHDRYGTE; this is encoded by the coding sequence ATGACGGCACAGCTGAATGCAACACGCGAGCAATGGCTGGCGGCGAGGCTCGATCTGCTCGAGCAAGAGAAGGAACTGACGCGGCAAAGCGATGCGCTGGCGGCCAAACGCCAGCAATTGCCCCGTGTCAGGATCGACAAGCAATATCGCTTCGACACCGAAGGCGGCGATGCCTCGCTGAAGGATCTCTTCGGCGGGCGCTCGCAGCTTCTCGTCTATCACTTCATGTTCGGGCCGGATTACAGCGCCGGATGCCCATCCTGCTCGTCGATCGCCGACGGCTTCAACGGCTTCTTCGTCCATCTCCAAAACCACGACGTCGCCTTCACCGCAGTCTCGCGCGCGCCGCTCGAAAAGCTCCAGGCCTTCAAGCGGCGCATGGACTGGAGCTTTCCCTGGGCGTCTTCCGCCGGCAGCGATTTCAACGCCGATTTCAGCGTCTTGTTCACGCCCGAGCAGCAGCGCGCGGCCGGCATAGAGTATAATTACCGGCGCGAACCGGCCGCCCCCGGGCCGCTTGCGGACAAGACAATCGCAGAATCTCAGACCAGCGGCGGCGAAGGACCGGTCGGCCAGATGGCCGCCATGACCGGCACCGACATTCCCACCTACACCCGCGACCGGCCTGGAGTCAGCGCTTTCGAACTCATCGACGGCGCCGTCTACCACAGCTATTCCACCTATGCGCGCGGGCTCGACGGCCTGTGGGGCATGTTCCAATGGCTCGACCGCGCCCCCAAGGGCCGCAACGAAACCGGCATCTGGTGGCGCCACCACGACCGCTACGGCACGGAGTGA
- a CDS encoding glycerophosphodiester phosphodiesterase family protein: MKYIDHIADPSRPCAIVAHRGAWHEAPENSLAAIEKAIAAGYDIVEVDIRRSADGVLFILHDDTLERMAGLDLIPEEMTIAEITSLRLRMADGGPNQPFTTETVPTLEQLLETARGRIFVDLDIKHLEMMEIVAAKIKEMGMVDQVDLKAPAGTPEALAWLAGQRGIDGIPFIGLATFHEESADQTAEAILSIRPFMCEAKFDRLETLAGLHQRLREAGISLWVNTLDQVSSGGLTDCAALADPDAVWGRMMAAGVSVIQTDQPAALKAYIEARLR; this comes from the coding sequence ATGAAATATATCGATCATATTGCCGATCCGTCGCGTCCTTGCGCCATCGTCGCCCATCGCGGCGCCTGGCATGAGGCTCCCGAGAACAGCCTTGCGGCGATCGAAAAGGCGATTGCCGCCGGCTACGACATCGTCGAAGTGGATATCCGCCGCAGCGCCGACGGTGTGCTGTTCATCCTGCATGACGATACGCTGGAGCGCATGGCGGGCCTCGACCTCATTCCCGAGGAAATGACGATCGCCGAAATCACCAGCCTGAGGCTGCGCATGGCCGATGGCGGTCCGAACCAGCCGTTTACGACCGAGACCGTTCCGACGCTGGAACAGCTGCTCGAAACCGCGCGCGGCCGTATCTTCGTCGATCTTGATATCAAGCACCTGGAGATGATGGAGATCGTCGCGGCCAAGATCAAGGAAATGGGCATGGTCGACCAGGTCGACCTCAAGGCGCCCGCCGGCACGCCGGAGGCGCTCGCCTGGCTTGCCGGGCAGCGCGGGATCGACGGCATCCCCTTCATCGGGCTGGCCACCTTCCATGAGGAAAGCGCCGATCAGACAGCCGAGGCGATCCTCTCGATCCGGCCTTTCATGTGCGAAGCCAAGTTCGATCGGCTGGAGACGCTGGCCGGGCTGCATCAGCGCCTTCGCGAGGCCGGGATCTCGCTCTGGGTCAATACGCTCGATCAGGTCTCCTCCGGCGGCCTGACCGACTGCGCGGCCCTTGCCGATCCCGATGCAGTCTGGGGCCGGATGATGGCGGCTGGCGTCAGCGTCATCCAGACCGACCAGCCGGCCGCGCTCAAGGCCTATATCGAGGCGCGGCTGAGGTGA
- a CDS encoding LLM class flavin-dependent oxidoreductase, which yields MKKIGFLSFGHWTPSPQSQTRSAGDALLQSIDLAVAAEELGADGAYFRVHHFARQLAAPFPLLSAVGARTSRIEIGTAVIDMRYENPLYMAEDAGAADLIAGGRLQLGISRGSPEQVIDGWRHFGYGPPEGESDADMARRHAEVFLEVLRGEGFAKPNPRPMFPNPPGLLRLEPHSEGLRERIWWGASSNATAVWAAKLGMNLQSSTLKDDETGEPFHVQQAAQIRAYREAWKAAGHTRQPRVSVSRSIFALVDERDRAYFGYGGEEGDKIGFIDEKTRAIFGRSYAAEPDVLIKQLAEDEAIAEADTLLLTVPNQLGVEYNAHVIEAILTHVAPALGWR from the coding sequence ATGAAGAAGATCGGTTTTCTCTCGTTCGGGCATTGGACGCCCTCGCCCCAGTCGCAGACGCGCTCGGCGGGTGATGCGCTGCTGCAGTCGATCGACCTTGCGGTGGCGGCCGAGGAGCTCGGTGCCGATGGCGCCTATTTCCGCGTCCACCATTTCGCCCGCCAGCTCGCAGCACCCTTCCCGCTGCTGTCAGCCGTCGGCGCCAGGACCAGCCGGATCGAGATCGGCACCGCGGTCATCGACATGCGTTACGAGAACCCGCTCTACATGGCCGAGGATGCGGGTGCGGCCGACCTCATCGCCGGAGGGCGGCTGCAGCTTGGCATCAGCCGCGGCTCGCCCGAGCAGGTGATCGACGGCTGGCGCCATTTCGGCTATGGCCCGCCGGAAGGCGAGAGCGATGCCGACATGGCGAGGCGCCACGCCGAAGTCTTCCTCGAAGTGCTGCGCGGCGAAGGCTTCGCCAAGCCGAACCCACGGCCGATGTTTCCGAACCCGCCGGGCCTGCTGCGTCTCGAGCCGCATTCGGAAGGCCTGCGCGAGCGCATCTGGTGGGGCGCAAGCTCCAACGCCACCGCCGTCTGGGCCGCCAAGCTCGGCATGAACCTGCAGAGCTCGACGCTGAAGGACGACGAGACGGGCGAGCCCTTCCACGTCCAGCAGGCCGCCCAGATCCGCGCCTATCGCGAGGCCTGGAAGGCGGCCGGCCATACGCGCCAGCCGCGTGTCTCGGTCAGCCGCAGCATCTTCGCGCTGGTCGATGAGCGCGACCGCGCCTATTTCGGCTATGGCGGCGAAGAAGGCGACAAGATCGGATTCATCGACGAAAAGACCCGCGCGATCTTCGGCCGCAGCTACGCCGCCGAACCCGACGTGCTGATCAAGCAGCTCGCCGAGGACGAGGCGATCGCCGAGGCCGACACGCTGCTGCTCACCGTGCCCAACCAGCTCGGCGTTGAGTATAACGCCCATGTCATCGAAGCCATCCTGACCCACGTCGCGCCGGCGCTCGGCTGGCGTTGA
- a CDS encoding LysR family transcriptional regulator — protein sequence MPRTNLNDILIFMAVVDAGSFIAGGQAMGLSRSAAGKAVIRLEDRLGARLLNRTTRTLSLTDEGRLFYERGLHILASVDEAEASVAGRSGTPRGVLRLTVPRAFGRLVVLPLLEKYLRAWPDLQAEVSFTDRLADIVEEGFDLEIRIGTNASASDEGLASRVIAAYKTRLCASPSYLAERGEPRDIDDLADHDCLFFMCRNQRQGWRFRGKGGTWIKAPGVSRLRLDSGEAIRDAALAGLGIALLPDFFIAADLAAGRLRQVLPDPETDEAKIVILYPDKRLIEPRVRGFIDLIVEELGHKA from the coding sequence ATGCCGCGCACCAACCTGAACGATATCCTGATCTTCATGGCCGTCGTCGATGCCGGAAGCTTTATTGCCGGTGGGCAGGCCATGGGGTTGTCGCGTTCGGCGGCGGGAAAGGCGGTCATCCGCCTGGAAGACCGGCTGGGCGCGCGCCTGCTCAACCGCACGACGAGGACGCTGAGCCTGACCGACGAAGGACGCCTGTTTTATGAGCGCGGGCTGCATATCCTCGCCTCGGTCGACGAGGCCGAAGCAAGTGTTGCGGGGCGCAGCGGCACGCCGCGCGGCGTCCTCCGGCTCACCGTCCCCCGCGCCTTCGGGCGGCTCGTGGTGTTGCCGCTGCTCGAAAAATATCTTCGCGCCTGGCCCGATCTCCAGGCCGAGGTGAGCTTCACCGATCGCCTGGCCGATATCGTCGAGGAAGGCTTTGATCTGGAGATCCGGATCGGCACGAACGCATCTGCGTCGGATGAAGGGTTGGCCTCGCGCGTCATCGCCGCCTACAAGACGCGGCTTTGCGCCTCGCCTTCCTACCTCGCCGAGCGCGGCGAGCCGCGCGATATCGATGATCTCGCCGACCACGACTGCCTGTTTTTTATGTGCCGCAATCAACGGCAGGGCTGGCGCTTTCGCGGCAAAGGCGGGACCTGGATCAAGGCGCCGGGGGTAAGCCGCCTGCGGCTCGACAGCGGCGAGGCCATCCGCGATGCGGCGCTGGCGGGATTGGGCATCGCTCTCCTGCCCGACTTCTTCATTGCCGCCGATCTCGCCGCCGGCCGCCTGCGTCAGGTCCTGCCGGACCCTGAGACCGACGAGGCAAAGATCGTGATCCTCTATCCCGACAAACGCCTTATCGAACCGCGCGTGCGCGGCTTTATCGATCTGATCGTCGAAGAACTGGGGCATAAAGCGTGA
- a CDS encoding MFS transporter, whose product MRRGGPFLALAAAETLSLSGTRLSTIAIPWLVLSATASPVLTGLTAMMEMLPYVIAKALGGPLIDQVGAKRIAITCDLASVAVVGLVPLLDLFGLLSVPMLLPVVFAMGVLRGPSDAAKQAMVPDIAALADVPLERVTGVAGAIERLASTAGAAGAGALIGLIGPGQALLVNAATFAAAALIVAAGIPGIRRTAERAATSGGRPGMVSSYLDDLREGWRFLRGDAVLVSIVAMVAITNLMDQAYGAVLLPVWTRETGHGPELLGAMLAAFTGASIAGAAIAAVIGERMPRLMVYTVAFLLTGFPRFLVLALDAPLGSVFATLAVAGFASGFLNPILSAVIFERIPKPLTGRVTAMNAALCFALIPFGGLVGGALISGIGLAAALFVTGLAYLCATLAPLALKSFRGFEKALA is encoded by the coding sequence GTGAGGCGGGGCGGGCCGTTCCTGGCACTTGCCGCCGCCGAGACGCTGTCGCTTTCCGGCACGCGGCTTTCGACCATCGCCATTCCCTGGCTGGTGCTGAGCGCGACCGCCAGTCCTGTGCTGACGGGGCTGACGGCGATGATGGAAATGCTGCCCTATGTGATCGCCAAGGCGCTCGGCGGGCCGCTGATCGACCAGGTCGGCGCCAAGCGCATCGCCATAACCTGCGACCTGGCCTCCGTCGCTGTCGTGGGGCTGGTGCCGCTTCTCGATCTCTTCGGTCTGTTGAGCGTGCCGATGCTGCTGCCTGTCGTCTTTGCCATGGGCGTGCTGCGCGGCCCATCCGATGCCGCCAAGCAGGCGATGGTTCCCGATATCGCAGCACTCGCCGACGTGCCGCTCGAGCGGGTGACCGGCGTCGCCGGCGCAATCGAGCGGCTGGCCTCGACGGCGGGTGCGGCGGGCGCCGGCGCGTTGATCGGGTTGATCGGCCCGGGCCAGGCGCTCCTCGTCAATGCCGCCACCTTTGCCGCCGCCGCCCTGATCGTTGCGGCCGGCATCCCCGGCATCAGGCGCACCGCCGAGCGAGCCGCCACATCAGGCGGACGTCCGGGCATGGTGTCTTCCTATCTCGACGATCTCCGGGAAGGCTGGCGCTTTCTGCGCGGCGATGCGGTGCTCGTCAGCATCGTCGCCATGGTGGCTATCACCAATCTCATGGACCAGGCCTATGGGGCGGTGCTGCTGCCGGTCTGGACGCGGGAGACCGGCCACGGCCCGGAGCTGCTCGGCGCCATGCTGGCCGCCTTCACCGGCGCCTCGATCGCAGGGGCTGCGATTGCGGCTGTCATCGGCGAGCGCATGCCGCGCCTGATGGTCTATACGGTGGCCTTCCTGCTGACCGGATTTCCGCGCTTTCTGGTGCTTGCACTCGATGCGCCGCTCGGCTCCGTCTTTGCGACGCTCGCCGTCGCAGGATTTGCCTCGGGTTTCCTCAACCCCATCCTGTCGGCGGTGATTTTCGAGCGCATCCCGAAGCCGCTGACCGGCCGCGTCACGGCGATGAACGCCGCCCTCTGCTTCGCCCTCATTCCCTTCGGCGGCCTCGTCGGCGGCGCTTTGATCAGCGGCATCGGCCTTGCCGCAGCGCTGTTCGTGACCGGGCTTGCCTATCTCTGCGCAACACTTGCGCCGCTGGCGCTAAAGAGTTTCCGCGGCTTCGAAAAGGCGCTCGCCTGA